The Anguilla anguilla isolate fAngAng1 chromosome 4, fAngAng1.pri, whole genome shotgun sequence genome has a window encoding:
- the LOC118225605 gene encoding leucine-rich repeat-containing protein 15-like isoform X2, which translates to MHLINCVFLLHLMLGSVTGECDRSPDCEVLYDRSITEIPATQKAGITRVYFVGSQISTIPDRAFINSPQLEILDFLEMPIVSVETHAFQGLDRLKSIEISTTNLTSLPLGVFQNLPSLEKLVLKINRIQKLEKGLFDGLMLKELHLHMNEIASIDEGIFDQLENLTLLHLAKNKISSVSTALFAKLSKLQRLRLYENGISAIPPGIFDDLPDLKEIALQGNKITEIPPHLFSKNTNLETLYLDNNFLSELPSEIFVGLPNIRFLTLQQNQIASLPPVLFGEMLRLSNLNLNGNNLTVLPAGVFSPLKKLSKLDLSQNKFTTLSEEYFEGLVRLEDLNLQKKHD; encoded by the coding sequence ATGCATCTTATAAACTGCGTCTTTCTGCTGCACCTGATGCTCGGGAGTGTGACGGGAGAGTGTGACAGGTCGCCCGACTGCGAGGTTCTCTACGATAGAAGCATCACCGAAATCCCCGCCACCCAGAAAGCTGGCATCACCCGGGTTTATTTCGTGGGCAGCCAGATTTCCACCATCCCCGACCGAGCCTTCATCAACAGTCCGCAGCTGGAGATTCTGGACTTCCTCGAAATGCCCATCGTGTCCGTCGAAACGCACGCCTTCCAAGGTTTGGACAGGCTGAAGTCAATCGAAATTTCCACTACGAATCTGACGTCGTTGCCCCTGGGCGTGTTTCAGAACCTGCCGAGCCTCGAGAAGCTGGTTCTCAAAATCAACAGAATCCAGAAGCTTGAGAAGGGACTGTTTGATGGCCTGATGCTGAAAGAGCTCCATCTTCACATGAATGAAATCGCCTCGATCGACGAGGGAATTTTCGATCAGCTTGAAAACCTCACATTGCTCCACCTGGCAAAGAATAAAATCTCCTCCGTCTCCACGGCACTGTTCGCAAAACTCAGTAAATTGCAGAGACTCAGACTCTACGAGAATGGCATCAGTGCCATTCCTCCTGGGATCTTCGATGATCTACCGGATCTGAAAGAAATCGCCTTACAGGGCAACAAGATAACAGAGATACCAccgcatttattttcaaaaaataccaATTTGGAAACATTATATTTAGATAATAATTTTTTGTCTGAATTGCCTTCTGAAATTTTTGTGGGACTTCCTAACATAAGATTTTTGACCCTTCAGCAGAATCAAATAGCCAGCCTACCTCCCGTGCTCTTTGGCGAAATGCTTAGACTGTCCAACCTGAATCTCAACGGGAACAATCTCACTGTCCTTCCTGCGGGAGTATTCAGTCCCTTAAAAAAACTCAGCAAGCTTGACTTATCGCAAAACAAGTTTACCACTTTGTCCGAGGAGTATTTTGAAGGTCTTGTGAGACTTGAAGACTTGAATCTACAGAAAAAACATGATTGA
- the LOC118225605 gene encoding salivary glue protein Sgs-3-like isoform X1, with amino-acid sequence MKANTKKIKSSSPETCESPESLKGQEVMSLKEDELICPTTPAIATTVPLTTTTSTTVAMTTELPTTTVHMTTLPTTQPTTALHTTTTPSTQTPTTKRITTEPTTAPTTMLTTTVAMTTAPTTMLTTTEATTVAMTTAPTTMLTTTVAMTTVPTTMSTTTVPTTVAMTTAPTTMLTTTVPTTVAMTTAPTTMLTTTVPTTVAMTTVPTNMSTTTVPTTVAMTTAPTTMLTTTVPTTVAMTTVPTTTALATTPTTTTLITTLAPTTTASTSALLTTATTTVSTALTTTAPPTTALLTTSAPVTSTERTTFPTMPMEFYCPVTSSSARRSAYSSERESCGALLVSYAAMVALELCCTVVLARFTYTLYCSLQHGERLYTRVNLTRFSYRKEVILRPVSHAETEAL; translated from the coding sequence ATGAAAGCGAACACAAAAAAGATCAAGTCCTCCTCGCCAGAGACTTGTGAATCTCCTGAAAGTCTAAAAGGACAAGAAGTCATGTCTCTCAAAGAAGATGAGCTGATATGCCCAACCACTCCTGCAATCGCCACTACTGTGCCTCTCACCACAACAACCAGCACtactgttgccatgacaacagaaTTACCTACAACAACCGTCCACATGACCACACTCCCCACCACCCAACCAACAACCGCCTTGCACACCACCACTACTCCGTCAACCCAGACACCTACCACCAAAAGAATAACCACAGAGCCCACAACTGCACCAACCACTATGTTGACAACCACAGTAGCTATGACAACTGCTCCCACCACTATGTTGACAACCACAGAGGCAACCACAGTAGCTATGACAACTGCGCCCACCACAATGTTGACAACCACAGTAGCTATGACAACTGTGCCCACCACTATGTCCACAACCACAGTGCCCACCACAGTAGCTATGACAACTGCACCCACAACTATGTTGACAACCACAGTGCCAACCACAGTAGCTATGACAACTGCGCCCACCACAATGTTGACAACCACAGTGCCAACCACAGTAGCTATGACAACTGTGCCCACCAATATGTCCACAACCACAGTGCCCACCACAGTAGCTATGACCACTGCACCTACCACTATGTTGACAACCACAGTGCCCACCACAGTAGCCATGACAACTGTGCCTACAACCACCGCCTTGGCAACTACTCCGACAACCACAACCTTGATCACAACCCTTGCCCCAACGACTACAGCTTCCACCTCTGCTCTCTTAACAACAGCCACTACCACCGTGAGCACAGCCCTCACGACAACCGCTCCCCCTACCACAGCCCTCCTGACAACATCCGCACCGGtcaccagcacagagaggactacatttcccacgaTGCCGATGGAGTTCTATTGCCCCGTGACTTCCTCCTCCGCTCGTCGTTCCGCCTACAGTTCTGAAAGGGAGAGCTGCGGGGCGCTGCTCGTCTCTTACGCGGCGATGGTCGCGTTGGAGCTGTGCTGCACCGTGGTCCTCGCCCGGTTCACCTACACGCTGTACTGCTCGCTTCAGCACGGAGAGAGGCTCTACACCAGAGTCAACCTCACGCGCTTCTCCTACAGGAAGGAAGTCATTTTACGGCCTGTGTCTCACGCTGAGACGGAAGCCTTGTGA